One window from the genome of Pedobacter schmidteae encodes:
- a CDS encoding DUF1015 domain-containing protein, whose amino-acid sequence MPTIKPFCALKPAVHLQSLVVTRPLENYSTGEARLIASENACSFLHLIDPELDNPYLRGTRQELIFKKISENLEGFIDHKYLIQQGEPALYIYQVQHDDLIQTGIWTLTHINDYLEGRIKKHESTVERREKLLADYLQQTGLDANPVLVTYHPDQVIETITKRYLQLRPDLDFTFADGTEHRVWAVTDHSDLTAIVGSFAQMPVVYIADGHHRAASMAKMGLHKKKLNGAKHQGTELYNYFTTVYMNTDEVKVLEFNRLVRDLGGLTETDFIAALGTSFQIQKSAVPVKPEALHQIGMYIGQQWYLLFPKPEIYDANNPVDLLDVSILQNFILEPVLNIKDPRTDARITFEGGRIPTADLQTKVDNGLFAVAFVLYPTSVSQVIAVADAGGVMPPKSTWVEPKFLVGLLTSYFN is encoded by the coding sequence ATGCCTACAATTAAGCCATTCTGTGCGCTTAAACCTGCTGTTCACCTTCAGTCGCTGGTGGTAACGCGTCCGCTTGAAAATTACAGTACGGGTGAGGCGCGGTTAATTGCGTCTGAAAATGCCTGTAGTTTTCTTCATTTGATTGACCCTGAATTGGATAATCCATATCTGCGGGGCACAAGACAGGAGCTGATTTTTAAAAAAATAAGCGAAAACCTGGAAGGATTCATTGACCACAAATATTTAATTCAGCAAGGCGAGCCTGCCCTTTATATTTATCAGGTACAACATGACGATTTGATCCAAACCGGCATATGGACATTGACACATATCAATGATTATCTGGAAGGGCGGATAAAAAAACACGAATCAACTGTAGAACGTAGGGAAAAGCTATTGGCCGATTACCTGCAGCAAACCGGACTGGATGCTAATCCTGTTTTGGTGACTTATCATCCTGATCAGGTTATTGAAACGATTACAAAGCGGTACCTGCAACTACGACCCGATCTTGATTTTACCTTTGCCGATGGTACAGAACATAGGGTTTGGGCTGTCACAGATCATTCCGACTTGACAGCGATTGTAGGCTCCTTTGCGCAAATGCCGGTAGTTTACATTGCCGACGGGCACCATCGCGCAGCTTCCATGGCGAAAATGGGACTTCATAAGAAAAAATTAAACGGAGCAAAACATCAGGGAACAGAATTATACAATTACTTTACCACGGTATATATGAATACCGATGAGGTGAAAGTATTGGAATTTAACCGGTTGGTGAGAGACCTTGGAGGCCTGACGGAGACAGATTTTATTGCCGCTCTTGGAACTTCCTTTCAGATTCAAAAATCGGCAGTACCGGTAAAACCTGAGGCTTTGCATCAGATAGGGATGTATATTGGTCAACAATGGTATTTACTATTTCCCAAACCGGAAATTTATGACGCCAATAATCCTGTTGATCTGCTTGATGTAAGCATTTTACAAAACTTTATATTGGAGCCTGTTTTGAATATCAAAGACCCCAGGACCGATGCCCGCATTACTTTTGAAGGGGGAAGAATACCTACTGCAGATTTGCAGACTAAAGTAGACAATGGATTGTTTGCTGTTGCATTTGTATTGTACCCTACATCCGTATCGCAAGTAATTGCCGTGGCAGACGCAGGCGGGGTAATGCCACCCAAATCTACCTGGGTTGAACCTAAGTTTTTGGTCGGATTGCTAACGAGCTATTTTAACTAA
- a CDS encoding D-2-hydroxyacid dehydrogenase yields MTKILANDGIDPIGKKLLEEAGFVVDTETVPQDQLVEALKNYDGITVRSATKLRKDLIDQVPNLKLIGRGGVGMDNIDVEYARSKGIAVVNTPAASSLSVAELVFAHLFTGIRFLQDSNRKMPVEGATKFNALKKAYAGGVELQGKTMGIIGFGRIGRETAKVALRLGMNVLAYDLYPAEGTLPLTFQGGVSVEIPFKTVSLDEVIANSDFISLHTPFADKPILGAEEFAKMKQGVGVVNCSRGGTIDEAALIAALDSGKVAFAGLDVFDNEPTPDAAILQHAKISLTPHIGAATNEAQERIGVELASLIIEHFNK; encoded by the coding sequence ATGACTAAGATACTTGCAAACGATGGGATCGATCCTATCGGTAAAAAATTATTAGAAGAGGCCGGTTTTGTAGTAGATACAGAAACCGTTCCTCAGGATCAACTGGTTGAAGCTTTGAAAAACTACGATGGTATCACTGTTAGAAGTGCAACCAAACTGCGTAAAGATTTGATAGATCAGGTGCCTAACCTGAAATTGATTGGCCGCGGTGGAGTAGGAATGGACAATATTGATGTAGAATATGCCCGCAGTAAAGGTATTGCAGTAGTAAATACACCAGCAGCATCTTCATTGTCGGTTGCCGAACTTGTGTTTGCGCATCTGTTTACCGGTATCCGTTTTTTACAGGATTCCAATAGAAAGATGCCTGTTGAAGGTGCAACTAAATTTAATGCGCTGAAAAAAGCATATGCAGGCGGTGTTGAGCTGCAAGGCAAAACCATGGGTATTATTGGATTTGGTCGTATTGGCCGTGAGACTGCCAAGGTTGCCCTTAGATTGGGAATGAATGTATTGGCTTATGATCTTTACCCGGCTGAAGGTACTTTGCCTTTGACTTTTCAAGGTGGTGTATCAGTAGAGATTCCATTCAAGACAGTATCATTGGATGAGGTTATTGCAAACAGTGATTTCATCAGCTTACATACACCTTTTGCAGATAAACCTATTTTAGGTGCAGAAGAGTTTGCTAAAATGAAACAGGGTGTTGGTGTGGTGAACTGCTCAAGAGGTGGAACTATTGACGAGGCGGCCTTAATTGCAGCTTTGGACAGTGGAAAGGTTGCTTTTGCAGGTTTGGACGTGTTTGACAACGAACCTACACCTGATGCTGCAATTTTGCAACATGCCAAGATTTCATTAACACCTCATATAGGTGCTGCAACCAATGAAGCCCAGGAACGTATTGGCGTTGAACTGGCCTCATTAATTATTGAGCACTTTAATAAATAA
- the serC gene encoding 3-phosphoserine/phosphohydroxythreonine transaminase, with product MRHNFGAGPCILPQEVFKQASQAVLDFKDGLSILEISHRTAEFEAVVDETVRLVKELMNVPSGYSVVLLQGGASLQFSMVPMNLLPQGGTAAYLETGVWANKAIKEVKHFGTANIVASSKAENFTFIPKDYSIPEDSAYFHCTSNNTIYGTEMFSLPETKVPVVCDMSSDIMSRVVDVSKYDLIYAGAQKNIGPAGLTIAIVKDEILGKSGRGIPSMLDYKVHIEGGSMYNTPPVFSIYVAMLNLRWLKSKGGVAEIEKENIAKANALYAEIDRNPLFKGTCAVEDRSRMNVCFVMNNPELEKPFLKFAEENGIEGIKGHRSVGGFRASMYNALPITSVHALIELMQTFEENHK from the coding sequence ATGAGACACAATTTCGGCGCAGGCCCATGTATTTTACCTCAAGAAGTATTTAAACAAGCATCACAGGCGGTATTAGATTTTAAAGACGGTTTATCCATCCTGGAAATCTCTCACCGTACTGCTGAATTTGAAGCGGTAGTAGACGAGACCGTAAGATTGGTTAAAGAATTAATGAACGTACCATCGGGATATTCGGTTGTACTGTTACAAGGCGGCGCCAGTTTGCAGTTTTCGATGGTTCCTATGAACCTGTTGCCTCAGGGTGGTACAGCGGCTTATCTGGAAACAGGAGTTTGGGCAAATAAAGCCATTAAAGAAGTGAAACACTTTGGAACTGCTAACATTGTTGCTTCTTCAAAAGCGGAGAATTTTACCTTCATTCCTAAAGATTACAGCATCCCTGAAGACAGCGCTTATTTCCATTGCACATCAAACAATACCATTTACGGAACTGAAATGTTCAGTTTACCTGAGACTAAGGTTCCTGTGGTTTGCGACATGTCGTCAGACATTATGAGCAGGGTAGTTGATGTTTCTAAATATGACCTGATTTATGCAGGCGCACAAAAAAATATTGGTCCGGCTGGTTTAACCATTGCTATTGTAAAAGATGAGATCCTGGGCAAATCAGGTAGAGGAATTCCTTCTATGCTGGATTATAAAGTTCATATTGAAGGTGGATCGATGTACAACACACCTCCGGTATTTTCTATTTATGTGGCCATGCTGAACCTGAGATGGTTAAAATCTAAAGGTGGGGTAGCTGAAATTGAAAAAGAGAATATCGCCAAAGCGAATGCCTTATATGCAGAGATTGACAGGAATCCTTTGTTTAAAGGTACCTGTGCTGTGGAGGACCGTTCAAGAATGAATGTTTGCTTTGTGATGAACAATCCTGAGCTGGAGAAACCATTCCTGAAATTTGCTGAAGAAAATGGTATTGAAGGTATCAAAGGACACAGAAGCGTAGGTGGTTTCAGGGCATCTATGTACAATGCACTGCCTATTACCAGTGTACATGCTTTGATCGAATTAATGCAAACTTTTGAAGAGAACCACAAATAA
- a CDS encoding TonB-dependent receptor encodes MLRTWLLLFAVLFWGTELSAQPLIKISGLVANEARQPLQQVTVTILGQSQSTVTDAHGIYHLYSSRKSFTLKYTLLGYHPVLINIRQDKAGRIVQDAVLSINPNELEQVTITNKQNQLSNSININITDAGNMPSVSGNFEAILKTLPGVSTNNELSAQYSVRGGSFDENLIYVNDVEISRPVMVRNAQQEGLSFINADLLSSARFSAGGFEARYGDKLSSVLDVKYDRPDSSSAILNVGLMGFSFNSKISAKKSYLLTGIRYKNNAGVLGTQDSKGVYTPRFTDVQMVYSRDLSDQFSFSLLGNFNSGMFKLIPESRETEFGTMNASARLNVNYAGEEKDDYQTAGGALIFKFAPRPNYVMKWISSYFRTDEKENIDLQAQYIFNKTLGGIGSGDLVGVGSQGIGVYTSFAKNALASQTFSTELKADQTFQNHTFSWGIKLDHKSYHDNLNEYYEILPSGNLRPDQDNFYQDNNIAVQNKLAVRYYTAYVQDSYRLSAHTDLQLGVRGAYNDLSNEFLLSPRLLLAYRPSSNNRIFRFTAGVYQQAPDYRSIRDFNGQLNLAQKAQRSYNTSVGLDYAFDGLGTRLKFTSEVYFKYQDRLIPYMMDNVRVKYLAKEQAVGYTYGADFNIGGEFVKDLLSYFRISLMKSAQDIKNDNYGYLKRPTDQRVNFSAYFQDRLLNSPTYKVHLSLLYGSKLPLGAPLVQRYTDDFHIPAYKRVDIGFSKDFLDDFSVKKSGFLEKYFSSFTASVEVFNLLNINNTVSYLWLRDSDDVQYAVPNYLTGRRINVKLVIKFKKSK; translated from the coding sequence ATGCTCAGAACCTGGCTGTTATTATTTGCTGTCTTATTTTGGGGAACCGAGCTCAGTGCACAGCCGTTGATCAAGATATCGGGATTGGTGGCTAATGAAGCAAGACAACCCTTGCAGCAGGTAACGGTTACTATATTAGGGCAGAGCCAATCTACCGTAACCGATGCCCATGGGATTTACCATCTGTATTCCAGTCGCAAAAGCTTTACTTTAAAATATACACTTTTAGGTTATCATCCGGTTTTGATCAACATCAGGCAGGATAAAGCCGGGCGTATTGTGCAGGATGCGGTGTTGAGTATCAATCCCAATGAACTGGAGCAGGTGACCATTACCAATAAACAAAACCAACTGAGCAACAGCATCAATATAAATATCACTGATGCAGGGAATATGCCTTCGGTGTCGGGAAATTTTGAAGCCATTTTGAAAACTTTGCCAGGCGTATCAACCAACAATGAGCTTAGCGCACAGTATAGCGTGCGTGGTGGTAGTTTTGACGAGAATCTGATCTATGTGAATGATGTGGAGATTAGCAGACCTGTAATGGTAAGGAATGCCCAGCAGGAGGGGTTGAGCTTTATTAATGCTGATCTTTTGAGTTCAGCAAGATTTTCAGCCGGTGGATTTGAAGCCCGCTATGGGGATAAATTATCGTCGGTGTTGGATGTAAAATACGATAGGCCTGACAGTAGTTCAGCCATTTTAAATGTGGGTTTAATGGGCTTTTCCTTTAATTCGAAAATTTCAGCAAAAAAGAGTTATCTGCTGACCGGAATAAGATATAAAAATAATGCAGGGGTATTGGGGACACAGGATAGCAAGGGTGTTTATACCCCTCGTTTTACCGATGTACAAATGGTTTACAGTCGTGATTTATCTGATCAGTTCAGCTTCAGTTTGTTGGGCAATTTTAACAGTGGCATGTTTAAACTAATTCCGGAAAGTCGAGAAACAGAGTTTGGTACCATGAACGCTTCGGCGCGTTTAAATGTGAATTATGCCGGAGAGGAGAAAGATGACTATCAGACTGCAGGTGGGGCGCTGATTTTTAAATTCGCGCCGCGTCCTAATTATGTGATGAAATGGATTAGTAGTTATTTTAGGACAGATGAGAAAGAAAATATTGACCTGCAAGCTCAGTATATTTTTAATAAAACTTTAGGTGGTATTGGCAGTGGAGACTTAGTTGGGGTAGGAAGCCAGGGAATAGGAGTATATACCAGTTTTGCAAAAAATGCACTTGCTTCACAAACTTTTAGTACTGAGCTGAAGGCCGATCAAACCTTTCAGAATCATACTTTCTCCTGGGGAATAAAATTGGACCACAAAAGCTATCACGATAATCTAAATGAGTATTATGAGATTCTGCCAAGCGGAAATCTCAGGCCTGATCAGGATAATTTTTATCAGGACAATAACATTGCTGTACAAAATAAACTGGCCGTTCGGTACTATACCGCATATGTGCAGGATAGCTACCGGTTGTCGGCCCATACCGATTTGCAGCTGGGGGTGAGGGGTGCGTATAATGACCTGAGTAACGAGTTTTTGTTAAGCCCCAGGCTGTTGCTTGCTTACCGTCCTTCCAGTAACAACAGAATTTTTCGTTTTACTGCCGGGGTATACCAGCAGGCGCCTGATTACAGAAGTATCAGGGATTTTAACGGACAATTAAATTTAGCGCAAAAGGCACAACGTTCGTACAATACCTCCGTTGGACTGGATTATGCCTTTGATGGACTGGGAACCCGGTTGAAATTTACCTCTGAAGTGTATTTTAAATATCAGGATAGGTTAATTCCGTACATGATGGACAATGTGAGGGTGAAATATCTGGCCAAAGAACAGGCTGTGGGCTATACTTACGGGGCTGATTTTAATATTGGTGGCGAATTTGTGAAAGATTTATTGTCTTATTTTAGAATTTCTTTGATGAAATCTGCTCAGGATATAAAAAATGATAATTATGGCTATTTAAAAAGGCCTACAGATCAACGTGTGAACTTTTCTGCGTATTTTCAGGATCGCTTATTGAATAGTCCAACGTATAAGGTGCATTTGAGTTTGCTTTATGGATCAAAATTGCCTTTGGGTGCTCCGCTTGTGCAGCGATATACTGATGATTTTCATATTCCGGCCTATAAAAGGGTAGATATTGGTTTCTCTAAAGATTTTTTAGATGATTTTAGTGTAAAAAAATCAGGTTTTTTAGAGAAATATTTTAGTTCGTTTACCGCAAGTGTTGAAGTATTTAATTTGTTGAATATCAATAACACAGTTTCTTATTTGTGGTTAAGAGATTCAGATGACGTACAATATGCTGTGCCTAACTACCTTACGGGCAGAAGAATTAATGTCAAATTGGTCATCAAGTTTAAAAAATCGAAATGA
- the rpe gene encoding ribulose-phosphate 3-epimerase codes for MSHLIAPSVLSADFANLQRDIEMINSSAADWFHVDVMDGVFVPNISFGFPVMEAIKKYAKKPLDVHLMIVNPDQYIERFAAAGATMITVHYEACTHLHRTIQAIHAAGCKAGVALNPHTPVALLKDILADLDMVLIMSVNPGFGGQQFIPNALLKIAELRRMTLDVNPDLLIEVDGGIGIHNAGLLIKAGANVLVAGNAVFSAASPIAMIAELKQADGGVLQHG; via the coding sequence ATGTCTCATCTTATAGCTCCTTCCGTACTTTCAGCAGATTTTGCAAACTTACAGCGCGATATTGAAATGATCAATTCGAGTGCAGCCGATTGGTTTCATGTGGATGTGATGGATGGGGTTTTTGTGCCTAATATTTCTTTCGGGTTTCCGGTAATGGAAGCCATAAAAAAGTACGCAAAGAAGCCTTTGGATGTACACCTGATGATTGTAAATCCGGATCAGTATATAGAACGTTTTGCTGCCGCCGGGGCTACTATGATTACGGTACATTATGAAGCTTGTACCCATTTGCACCGTACTATACAAGCTATACACGCGGCAGGTTGCAAGGCTGGTGTGGCTTTGAATCCGCACACACCGGTGGCATTGCTTAAAGATATACTGGCCGATTTGGACATGGTACTGATCATGTCTGTAAATCCTGGTTTTGGCGGACAACAGTTTATTCCAAACGCGTTGCTTAAAATTGCTGAATTGAGAAGAATGACCTTAGATGTGAATCCTGATTTGCTGATTGAAGTGGATGGTGGAATTGGCATACACAATGCAGGTTTATTGATCAAGGCAGGAGCCAATGTACTGGTTGCCGGAAATGCAGTGTTTTCTGCAGCTTCACCTATCGCAATGATTGCAGAGCTAAAACAGGCTGACGGTGGTGTTTTGCAGCATGGGTAA
- the pnp gene encoding polyribonucleotide nucleotidyltransferase, protein MNVIKKSFDLGDGRTIEIETGKLAKQADGSVVVKMGDTMLLATVVSTVGAKPGVDFLPLSVDYQEKYAAAGRIPGGFLRREARLSDYEVLISRLVDRALRPMFPEDYHSDTQVMITLISSDKNIMPDCLAGLAASAAIAVSDIPFNGPISEVRVAKIDGKLVINPYVSDLERATMDFLVAGTERDIVMVEGECDEISEAEMVEAIEFAHKAIIIQVQAQKELAELVGKTVKREYSHEDSNPELREQVFAATYDKVYAVAKSNTSKGERGDAFGTILMDFIATLGEDIDDVTGFLAKKYFHDVQYDAIRNLVLDEGIRLDGRDVRTVRPIWSEVGYLPAAHGSAVFTRGETQSLTTVTLGSKDDEQMIDGAFINGYNKFLLHYNFPGFSTGEVRPNRGAGRREIGHGNLAMRSLKKVLPGLEENPYTIRIVSDILESNGSSSMATVCAGTLALMDAGVKIKAPVSGIAMGLITDEKSGKYAILSDILGDEDHLGDMDFKVTGTEKGIVACQMDLKINGLKWEVLTNALNQAKEARLHILNEMKKTISAPREDYKDHAPRIVSLSIDKEFIGAVIGPGGKIIQEMQRETGASISIEEVGNKGIVEIFADNKASIDAAVGRINAIAAKPEIGATYQGKVKSIMPFGAFVEIMPGKDGLLHISEIDWTRLETMDGVFKEGDKVEVKLLDVDKQGKMKLSRKALLPRPPKPEAAAAENKA, encoded by the coding sequence ATGAATGTAATAAAAAAATCGTTCGATCTGGGCGATGGAAGAACAATCGAAATTGAAACAGGTAAATTAGCGAAACAGGCTGATGGTTCCGTTGTTGTAAAAATGGGTGATACCATGCTTTTAGCTACCGTAGTATCTACAGTTGGCGCTAAACCAGGTGTCGATTTTTTACCTTTATCAGTAGATTACCAGGAAAAGTATGCAGCAGCCGGACGTATTCCAGGTGGATTTCTTCGTCGCGAAGCAAGACTGTCAGACTATGAAGTTTTAATTTCACGTTTGGTTGACCGTGCTTTACGCCCGATGTTCCCGGAAGATTATCACTCAGATACTCAGGTAATGATCACTTTGATCTCTTCTGATAAAAATATCATGCCCGACTGTTTAGCAGGTTTAGCAGCATCTGCTGCGATTGCGGTTTCAGATATTCCTTTCAATGGACCGATTTCTGAAGTACGCGTAGCTAAAATTGACGGCAAATTGGTAATTAACCCTTACGTGAGTGATTTGGAACGTGCTACAATGGATTTCCTTGTTGCAGGTACCGAGAGAGATATTGTAATGGTGGAAGGTGAATGTGATGAGATTTCTGAAGCCGAAATGGTTGAAGCGATTGAATTTGCACATAAGGCCATCATTATTCAGGTTCAGGCACAAAAAGAATTAGCCGAACTGGTAGGTAAAACCGTTAAACGTGAGTATTCTCATGAAGATAGCAACCCTGAATTAAGAGAGCAGGTTTTTGCTGCTACTTATGATAAAGTATATGCAGTTGCCAAAAGCAATACAAGCAAAGGTGAGCGTGGCGATGCGTTTGGTACCATCTTAATGGATTTCATCGCTACTTTAGGCGAAGATATTGATGATGTAACCGGTTTCCTGGCCAAAAAATATTTCCACGATGTACAATATGATGCTATCCGTAACCTGGTACTGGACGAAGGAATTCGTTTAGATGGTCGTGATGTACGTACAGTACGCCCAATCTGGAGTGAAGTAGGTTATTTGCCTGCAGCCCACGGGTCTGCAGTGTTTACACGTGGTGAAACACAGTCATTAACTACAGTTACTTTAGGTTCTAAAGATGATGAGCAAATGATTGACGGAGCTTTCATCAATGGATACAATAAGTTCCTTTTACACTATAATTTCCCAGGGTTCTCTACTGGTGAAGTTCGCCCGAACAGGGGAGCTGGCCGTCGTGAAATTGGTCACGGTAACCTTGCTATGCGTTCATTAAAGAAAGTGTTGCCAGGATTGGAAGAAAACCCATATACCATCCGTATCGTTTCTGATATTCTGGAGTCTAATGGTTCTTCATCAATGGCAACAGTTTGTGCCGGTACTTTGGCACTGATGGATGCTGGTGTTAAAATCAAAGCTCCTGTATCGGGTATTGCTATGGGGTTGATCACTGATGAGAAATCAGGTAAATATGCTATCCTTTCCGATATCTTAGGTGATGAAGATCATTTGGGAGATATGGACTTTAAAGTTACAGGTACCGAAAAAGGTATTGTAGCTTGTCAGATGGACTTGAAAATCAACGGTTTGAAATGGGAAGTGTTAACTAATGCATTAAACCAGGCTAAAGAAGCTCGTTTACACATCCTGAATGAGATGAAGAAAACAATTTCTGCACCTCGTGAGGACTATAAAGACCATGCTCCACGTATCGTTTCGTTAAGTATTGATAAAGAATTTATTGGTGCTGTAATTGGGCCAGGTGGTAAAATTATTCAGGAAATGCAACGTGAAACCGGCGCATCAATCTCTATTGAAGAGGTGGGTAACAAAGGTATCGTTGAAATTTTTGCCGATAATAAAGCTTCAATTGATGCTGCTGTTGGCCGTATCAATGCCATTGCTGCTAAACCGGAAATCGGCGCTACTTATCAGGGTAAAGTAAAATCTATCATGCCATTTGGTGCTTTTGTTGAGATTATGCCTGGTAAAGATGGTTTATTACACATCTCTGAAATTGACTGGACTCGTTTAGAAACGATGGACGGCGTGTTCAAAGAAGGTGATAAAGTAGAAGTGAAGTTACTGGATGTGGATAAACAAGGTAAAATGAAGCTTTCAAGAAAAGCATTATTGCCTCGTCCGCCAAAACCGGAAGCTGCTGCTGCTGAAAACAAAGCTTAG
- the rpsO gene encoding 30S ribosomal protein S15: MYLSKEVKAEIFKKHGEVETNTGSAEGQVALFTYRIAYLTEHLKKNRKDFSTQLALQKLVGKRRGILAYLYKKDIERYRAIIKSLGLRDIIKPLGSKDNK, encoded by the coding sequence ATGTATTTAAGTAAAGAAGTAAAAGCCGAAATTTTTAAAAAACACGGCGAAGTAGAAACAAACACAGGTTCTGCAGAAGGTCAGGTAGCGTTATTTACATACCGTATTGCTTACCTAACAGAGCACTTAAAGAAAAATCGTAAAGATTTTTCTACCCAGTTGGCTCTACAAAAATTGGTAGGTAAACGTCGTGGTATTTTGGCTTACCTATACAAAAAAGATATTGAGCGTTATCGTGCAATCATTAAGTCATTAGGACTTAGGGATATCATTAAACCTTTGGGGTCGAAAGACAACAAATAA
- a CDS encoding thioesterase family protein, with translation MEKSQYSIFESELKVRPDDIDMFNHVHNSKYFDYVLAARYDQMAEFYKMPMESFLKSGFGWVVRTALVDFKRPLVLGDTILVRTGILTINEKGCRVQFEIANKRTGKIASDGWFDYVMIDTTTGRGCKVNEEMIEAYSI, from the coding sequence ATGGAAAAAAGTCAGTATAGCATATTTGAAAGCGAATTAAAAGTACGTCCTGATGACATCGACATGTTTAATCATGTGCACAACAGCAAGTACTTTGACTATGTGCTGGCTGCACGCTATGATCAAATGGCCGAATTTTACAAAATGCCGATGGAGTCTTTTCTAAAAAGTGGTTTCGGCTGGGTGGTACGTACCGCATTGGTTGACTTTAAACGTCCGCTGGTATTGGGTGATACCATCCTGGTCCGCACAGGTATCCTCACCATCAATGAAAAAGGTTGCCGCGTTCAGTTTGAAATAGCCAACAAACGTACCGGAAAAATTGCTTCAGATGGCTGGTTTGATTATGTGATGATTGATACCACTACAGGAAGAGGCTGCAAAGTAAACGAAGAAATGATTGAGGCTTATAGTATATAA